In the genome of Pontibacter actiniarum, the window GTGAGGGAGTATTAGCCTTCATCAACCCGCACGGTTTCTTGGACAACCCAACCTTCAGGGGAATGCGCTGGAACCTATTGAAGACCTATGACAAGGTTTACACTATTGACCTGCATGGAAATGCAAAGAAGAAAGAAGTAGCACCTGACGGTTCTCCTGACGTAAATGTGTTTGACATTGAACAGGGGGTGTCCATCAATTTCTTTATCAAAACAGGAAGGAAACAGAGTGAGTTAGGGCAAGTCTTTCACTTTGACCTTTTTGGAAAGAGGGAAACCAAGTATAGCTTTCTCTTAGAAAATACATTAAGTAGCACACCTTACAATCAAGTGTACCCTACTTCACCACATTTTTTTCTTTCCCCGAAAAATTTTGAAGACCAGAATCAATACGAAAAAGGTATTTATCTCCTAGACTTGTTTCATGAAAGCTCACTAGGTGTGTTATCAAAAAACGATGAAGTGACTATTGATTTTGATAAAGAAGAGTTGCGCCAAAGGATTAATTTTTTTACACAATACAATGAAGCAGAGGTAAAGAAAGCCTACAATGTCAAAGATGATAGCAGGGATTGGGCTTTATCAAGAGCTATTCAAGACCTTAAGGACAATCACAAGGAAGAGAACTACAAAGTAATATCATACAGACCTTTTGACTGTCGTTGGACTTACTTTACAGGAAAGCCTAAAGGCTTTTTTGCATACAGTCAAAACCGAATCATGCGAAACATGAGGGGTGGAGACAATTTTGCTTTGGTTTCAGGTCGGCAAGGGCAAGCTGTAGGTAGTATGGCTTGGAACTTATCATTTATCACAGACACTATTTCAGACCAAAACATATATTATAGAGGTGGAGGTACTGTTTTTCCGCTGTACATTTATCCAAATAATACTTTACAAGTTACTACCGAACCTGCTCTGCTACGTGTTCCAAACCTGAACAAAGAGATTGTGCAGAACCTTCAAGAGAAGCTAAGTTTAAAATTTACTTCAGAGAAAGAAAACACGCCAAGCACTTTCTCACCTGTTGATATTTTAGACTATATCTACGCAGTGTTGCATAGCCCATCATATAGAGAGAAGTACAAGGAGTTTTTGAAGATAGATTTCCCACGTGTGCCGTACCCAACGGATGTCGAAGAGTTTAGGTCACTGGTAGAGTTAGGCAGTAAGCTGCGCCAAATACATTTGTTGGAAAGCCCAATAGTGGATAACTACATTACGCAGTACCCTGAAGACGGCAGCAATGTGGTTGAGAAGCCAAAATATGATAATGGCAACGTCTACATCAGCGATACGCAATACTTTGCCAATGTACCCTTAGTAGCTTGGGAGTTTTACATTGGAGGGTACCAGCCTGCCCAAAAATGGCTTAAAGACCGCAAAGGTCGCCAGTTAAGCTTTGATGACATAATGCATTACCAGAAAATTATTGTTGCCCTGAATGAGACAGATAGGCTAATGCAGGAGGTAGATAAGGTAGGGGTAGTGGAAGAAAATATAAAAGTCGCAGCGACTGAACAATAAAAACGAGTGAATACTTATAATATAAAAATATCTATATGCATAAAGTGTAATGTTGCCGACTTCCTTTCAGGAAATATCCATAAATTTATAAGAACATAATAAAGCAGATGATAGATAATAGTGTGAATGCAGGCCCAAGAGCCGAAAATGGATTTGCTTTGCAAAGAAACACTGCATTATACATTCTCTTAACAGATTATGATTCTAAATTTAGGCACAACAAATACTTCATTTGTTTAGAACACCACGACGATTTTCTTTTCTGCTTTTTAGATGATAATGACAACGCTAAAAAGATAGATGCTTATCAGTCTAAAAAGAAATCTCCTACCAACTGGTCGATAAATAATGAACTTGCAGAAATAATCAATAAGATATTAGATACAGGCAACAAGTTAATCAAAGATTCAATCCCAAAATCTACAGATTATGCTCATGTACTTCATTTTTCAACCAATTCTTCAATAAAGTTAGAAGATAAGAAATCGAAAAAGAGCATATCAATTAGTGAAGAAAATTGTTTGGTGGCTTTTAAGGACTTAGATGATGACTTAAAGAAGAAGATAAAAAAAAGTTTAACTACTTCTTCGATAATTGATAATGAAGCAGAATTAGAACATCTACATTTTCTTTTTGTGGATTTACCCAGAACTGATGAACAACAAAGAAAGATCCTAAGGAGTGAATTAGAGGATATTTTTGGAACCGATATAGTGGATACAAAAGCTGCGATTGATACACTTATATCATTGTTTGAAGTGATTGAGAAGACATATAATCAAGGAAACACAGCTAAACTGCTTGATAAAACTAAAAGAGTTTCAAGCGATAAAATAGACCAAACTATAAGGGTCATTACAACTAAATCCAAGGCATTTGATTTTTGGAGAAATGAAGAAAGAGGGATAAGGAAAGTGCTTGGAATTAAACCGTATGAAAAAGAGGAGTTTGAGTTTAGTTTTCAATCGGCTTTTGATTTATTCAAAAGTAAATTAGAGCAAGAGCATAAAAATGTACTTCAATTTGTGGGAGTAAACTATTTAACTTCTTCGAAAACGCAGGAGGAGGAGGTCGTCTTAGAATTGTATGACAAATTTAAGCTAGAAAAAGCCACAACCTTAAAAGAAATTGACCTGAAAGCTGCTATCTATGCTGCTTATTTTGAAGTGATGTATAAAAAGGCTTAATAAATAATGAAAGCTACAATTGAGTATAAGAGGTTTTTTGCCTATTCTGAAAGTCAAAATAAATATTTCAACACAGAATTCAATTCAGGAATTAATTTAATCCACGGTAAAAACACCTCAGGTAAAAGCACACTAATACAGGCCATCCTCTATACTTTTGGTATTAATGATGAAAAATACAAATTAGATGAGGTCTTAAAAGAAAGAGTGATTTTCAGGCTTGACTTCATTTTGAAAAAGGATTCTCCTGAAAGAATAACATTCATTAGAGATAATGAATTTATAGTTGTAAGAAGAGAAGATAAGCCTATCAAGAAATTTATTGGAATTAGCGGTGATAGGTCAGAAGAACATAAGGAACTTAAGGAATACGTAGGAAATTTAATTGGATCTTCTTTACATTTAGAGAGTGCAGGGACATATAAACCAGCATCTATTGAAGCTATGTTTTTACCATATTATGTGGCGCAGGATGTTGGATGGGTGTATAGGCACAAATCTTTTAGAGGATTAGACTTTATCAAAAATTTTAAAACTGATTTTTTCGATTATTATTTAGGTATAGTAAATGACTTCGATAGAGCTGAAAAGCATATTTTAGAAACGGAAAAAACTAAACTTGAAAGCGAACTAAAGTTTTTAAAGGAGATTGAAAAAAGTAATGACGAGTTTAGACTTTCTAGAATGAAAGACGAAAGGTTTATTTCTACATCTAATGAATACATTGAAAAATATAAGAATAACAAAGCGAAGTTAATTAAGTGGGAGAAAGAGTATTTATTAGCTTGTAATAAACTAGCGTTTTTAGAGGAGCGTAGAAGGGTTTTATCAAGAGTTAAAAAAGCATTAACTAAGCAGCAACCACTAAAAAACAACTGTCCTACCTGTAACCAACCTCTACCTAACACAATTGAATATATTTATGACCATCTACAGGATGTCAATGACACAAATAAACAACTAAGTGAAATAGGCAAACAAATAGCTGAATTGAAGAGACTAAAGGGCTCTATCAATTCATTAGAGGATAGAATTAATGAACGTAAAAAATTAATTTCAGAAGAATACTCTACTTTAACTAGATATGAAGTAGACGGCTTGACTTTCAACTCTTGGATTGATAATAAAGTAAACGTTCAACTATCTGAGAATGCATTAAATAAAATAGGAGAGATAAGCGTCAAGCTGGATAAGAAAATTGAACAGCTAAAAGCATTCAAAGCAGATGAGGACATCATAGAAGAAAGAAAGACAAAGGAATATGAATTTAAAAGATATTTTGGGAGCTATCTTTCTGAATTAGGGGTAAAAGAGTTTGACAATGATAGGTTTCTATTATTGTATAGAATACCTGCATTCCCGAAACAAGGTGTAGAATTACTGAAAACTTTATTAGCTTATAATTTTGCTTTCAACAAGATAATTAAAAAAACTGAAAATGTACATAGACTTCCTTTTATGATGGATGCCATTTTCAAGGAGGATATTGATGACGATAATAGAGGCTCTATATTAAAGTTTATTTATAAAAATAAGCCAATAGATACTCAAATAATAATGACTATTGCAGATTCGAAAGAAAACAAGATATCTGCAGCAGATTATAATGAAACATACCTTAATAACGAAGCAAAGCTAATTTGTATCAACAATACCTTAGAAAGAGCCTTCCTCTCGGAGTATAAAAATGAATACCCTGAATTTTTAGAAGAAACTTTAAGTTTGCTTGAATAATCATAAATAAGCAGGATACACTCATGCCAAAATTTCCTTTTCCAGAAAGCAATTTTGCGATGAACTTAGCAAATTGTAAAGACAATGGGTATAATTAGTCACCACTTGGTAACCCGTACTATTGATTTAGTGCTCAAACCTGCTCTTTTTGCCTAAAAAACCACATTTTAGCTACTAAGGACCAACCTCATCATGATCGGCCCGCCGGGCGCCGGAAAAACCATGCTGGCCAAGCGCCTGCCGTCCATACTTCCGCCACTCTCGATGCACGAGGCCCTGGAGACAACAAAGATACACTCCGTGGCGGGCAAACTGGGCGAGACCGGTTCGCTGCTTACCACACGGCCGTACCGCTCGCCGCACCACACCATTTCGGATGTGGCGCTGGTTGGCGGCGGCGGTATTCCACAGCCCGGCGAGATATCGCTTTCGCACAACGGTGTGCTGTTTCTGGATGAGTTGCCGGAGTTTAAGCGCACCGTGCTGGAGGTGATGCGCCAGCCGCTGGAGGAGCGCCGCGTTACCATTTCGCGCGCCAGGACTACTATTGACTTCCCGGCGAACTTTATGCTGGTGGCAAGTATGAATCCCTGCCCCTGCGGCTATTACAACGACCCCAACAAGGAGTGCGTGTGCGGCCCCGGTGTGGTGCAGCGTTACCTGAACAAGGTAAGCGGCCCGCTGCTGGACCGCATAGACCTGCACGTAGAGGTGACGCCGGTTACGTTTGACGAAATGACGGCCCTGCGCAAAGCCGAGGACAGCGCCTCTGTACGGGAACGGGTGGTACAGGCCCGGGAGCTGCAGACGAGCCGCTTCAAAGAAGTGCCGCAGATTCACTCCAACGCCATGATGCCCTCCCAGATGGTGAAGGAGGTTTGCCAGATAAACGAGGCCGGGCGCACGCTCCTCAAAACGGCGATGGAGCGCCTGGGGCTATCGGCCCGCGCCTACGACCGCATCCTGAAAGTAAGCCGCACCATTGCCGACCTGGCCGGTAGCGAGGAAATTAAAATTGAACATTTAGCAGAGGCTATTCAGTACCGCAGCCTCGACCGCGAGGGCTGGGCAGGCTGAACCGGGCACAACACAAACCGTTATTTAACAATAACTTAACATAACAGGCAGCTACAGACAGCAGCCTGTTTTTTGTTGCCTTTGCGCTGGTCCGGCTTACCTAAAATGTACTCTGCAGTCGCTAAAATAGCTCTGGGCTGCTATACTTTTCTAAAACCCCTGCGTAATAGGCTTACATTAGGCAGCACGGTGTTTCCGCGCTCATCCTATTGTTCTATTAAGTTACAAATGTTTAAAATTATGAAGAAGGTCTTATTACTTTTTGCATTTATACTGACTACTGTTTTTGCCGCCCAGGCCCAAACCCGTTTCGGAGTAAAGGTGGGCGCCAACTATTCTGGCTTTGAAGGAGACGATGCCGACGGCGCGGACAGACGGTTCGGCTTCCACGCGGGCGTTACGGCCAATTTTCCTGTAGTGGAAGATTTCTTTTCGATAAAGCCTGAGATACTGTATTCTCAGAAAGGTGCCAAGCTGGAAGACATAGATGAGGTAAAGTACAGGCTAAGCTACATAGATGTACCTGTGCTTGCCCAGATCAATGCCGGCCCGTTATACTTTGAGGCAGGCCCGCAGGTCTCGTTTCGGGTACAAGACAAGCTGGAGATTGATGACAGCAGCATTGACGTAGACAGCGACGGCCTGAAGCGTACGGCTATAGGCTACGCAGCCGGTATTGGTCTTGCCTCTACCCCGCTGGGGCTAAGCATAGGCGTGCGCTACAACGGCGACTTTTCTAACCTCTATGACGATGACGACGCTGCTGACTTTAGGAACGGGGTATTTATGCTCACGCTGGGCTATATGTTCCCGAGCCGATAGAATATGCCTTAGTACAAACTAACTCTGTGAAAAAACTGAAAGTCCGGACCTGGTCCGGACTTTTTATATGCCTCTCTACCATACGTTAAGTATAGCCTGCCTACATATTTCGCCCTTCTATATATTCTTTGGCTATGTTTTGGCCCGCTTGTTGCTACCGTTTCCGGTACATGCATGTGAGGGCGCCAGGGGTGTTAGCGACAGTAAAAAATTTACACTTTCAGTAACAGCCTGTTGCGCCGATTTAAGGACAATATTATAAAAGCTTAAGAACACAAGTATCCTAAAACCTGTATGCTGCACGTTTAAGGCACATACGACTAACGAACACGATTATGAAGAAGCTATTTTTATCATTCGCATTTGCGCTGGCTGCCTTTGGAGCGGCTCAGGCACAGTCTGGTTTAGGCATCAGAGCGGGCGCCAACCTCTCTAACCTCTCCGGCGACCTAAAGGATGAATCGCGCTACGAGAACAAGATTGGCTTCCATGCCGGTTTAACCTATAACATTCCGGTAGTGGGCGAGTTTTTCTCCATCCAGCCAGAGCTCCTGTACTCCAACAAGGGCTTTAAGTATGAAGACACCGAAATAACCCTTCCCCTGGGAGGCGATTTCCGCAGAGAGGGCAACATGAACTATAACTACCTGGAGCTACCGGTGCTGGCCCGCATCAAGGCAGGCCCACTTTATTTTGAAGGCGGCCCGCAGGCGTCGTACCTGCTGAGCGTGAACAACAACATCAAAGAGTACATGAACGGTGAGCGCACCAGCTCCGCCACCACCAACCTGGATAAGGATGATATGAAGGAGTTTGAGGTAGGGTACGCCGCAGGAGTCGGTATTACAAGCGGCATGCTGAGCATTGGCCTGCGCTACAACGGTAGCTTCACCGATATTGTCGACAAGTCCTCCAACGAGTACTTCGACGATGAGAACTTTACCGATGCCCGCCACTCTACTGTTATGCTGACACTCGGCCTGAACTTCTAAACCTCCGGGTAAGAGAACATTATTTTTTTCTGTCTTCCTAAGCCAGCCCCATCATTTTGGTGGGCCTGGCTTTTTTTATGCCCGCCAACTATTTCATACCTGCGGCAGTAAATGTAAGCATCAAACCTACTGCCCAACGCTATGAAAAAGACACTCCTGTTCCTCCTGTTTATACTTGCCCCCGTACTGCTGGCACAGGCGCAGTATACCCGCTTTGGTGCCAAGGTGGGCGGCAGCCTCTACGCTGTACAAGGCGACGATGGCTCCTCGGATGTTACAGATAACCTGGCCGGCTTCCACGGAGGCGTAGTGCTGTGCTACGAGTTTGTGTCGCGGCTGGCCCTGCAGGCGGAGCTGCTGTATGAGCAGAAAGGGTTTGTATATGATGAGTACCCCCTGAACGTAGCCGAGGCGCTGGCAGACGACCACCGGCTGCACTACCTCACGCTGCCCCTGATGCTGAAACTGCAGAAAGGAGGCTTGTTTGTGGAGGGAGGCCCTTACCTGGGCTACCTGCTCGCTGAGAACACAGAAGTGGTGCGCGTAGAGCGCAACTCCGGCAACACGGAGCCCGCCATACTTGGCGACTACCCCCTCAGCATGGATGACTTTGAACGCTGGGACTACGGCTACACGGTAGGTATCGGCATCGAGATGGACAACGGCTTTTCCTTTAGCCTACACAACACCGGCGGCCTTACCTCCTTCTCAAAAACGCTGGACCAGAAAAACTTCGGGTTTAAGCTGAGCATCGGTTACCTTATCCCCAGCCCGTCTCCGGACGATATGATGCGCTGGTAAACGCAAAGCGGCCCGGCTGTTATCGCCGGGCCGCTTTGCGTTTGGGGCAGGCACACCTGCTATTTCATGGCAGCAAAATGCTTGTAGAACAACGGGATCGTTTCGATGCCCTTCATGTAGTTAAACAGGCCGAAGTTCTCGTTTGGCGAGTGGATGGCATCCGAATCCAGGCCAAAGCCCATCAGCACGGAATCCAGGCCCAGCTCAGACTTAAACATGGCCACAATCGGAATAGAGCCTCCGCTGCGCACCGGTATCGGCTTTACACCGAAGGTTTCTTCGTAGGCTTTAGCGGCAGCCTGGTAGGCCGGCGAATCGGTTGGCGTTACCACCGGCTCACCTCCGTGGTGCGGCTTCACCACCACCTTCACACTCTTCGGTGCAATGCTCTCGAAGTGCTTCTTAAACTTCTCGGTAATCTCCTCTGAGGTTTGGTGGGGCACCAGGCGCATCGAGATCTTCGCATAGGCCTTAGACGGAATAACCGTTTTGGCTCCTTCGCCGGTATAGCCTCCCCAGATGCCGTTCACGTCCAGCGTCGGGCGAATGGAGTTACGCTCCATCGTTACATAGTCTTCTTCCCCGTGCACATCGCCGAGGTCCAGCGCTTTTTTATACTTGTCCAGGTCAAACGGCGCGCGGGCCATCTCGGCTCTTTCTTCCTGGCTCAGCTCATCTACATTATCATAGAAGCCGGGGATGGTGATGTGGTTGTTCTCGTCGTGCAGCGAGGCGATCATCTGGCAAAGTATATTGATCGGGTTTGCCACCGCCCCGCCGTAGAGGCCGGAGTGCAGGTCGCGGTTTGGCCCGGTCACCTCTACCTCCAGATAGCTCAGGCCGCGCAGGCCCGTGGTAATGGAGGGGGTGTCGTTGCCCAGCATGCCTGTATCGGAGATCAGGATCACGTCGCCCTGCAGCCTGTCTTTGTTCTCCCGCACAAACGTACCCAGGTTTACGGAGCCAACCTCTTCCTCGCCCTCAATCATAAACTTAACATTGCAGGCAAGCGTGTTGGTCTTCACCATAGTTTCAAAGGCCTTCACGTGCATGTACATCTGCCCCTTATCGTCGCAGGCGCCGCGGGCGTATATCTTGCCGTCTTTCACCACGGGCTCGAAGGGAGGCGAGTTCCACAGTTCGTAAGGGTCTGCAGGCTGCACGTCGTAGTGGCCGTACACCAGCACCGTTGGCAGGCTTGGGTCCACCATTTTCTCCCCGTACACCACAGGGTTGCCCGGCGTCTCCACCAGCTCTACATGGTCGGCCCCGGCCTCCAGCAGGCGCTCCTTCAGGAACTGCGCATTGCGCATTACATCGGCCTTAAACTTAGGGTCAGCGCTCACAGACGGGATGCGCAGCATGTCGAGCAGCTCGTTTAGAAAGCGGTCTTTGTTGTCGTTGATATATTGGTTTATCATAGCGTAGTAACTAGGTTTCGACTTAAAGTTACAAAAAAAAGCCACCCTTGCTTAGCAGGATGGCTCTTCGGTAGTATTTTGTACCTGTTCGGGTGCCTTAGCGCTTGCGCCCTAGGTTGATGTTGGCTTTGCTTTCCTCGCCGGCTATCAGGCGGTTTATATTCTTACGGTGCGTGAGTACCACCACGGCAAAAAGTATAAACCCGAAGATGATCAGGATCGGGTTCTCCGGGTGAAAGCGCGGCACCAGCAGCAACAGCATCGGGAAGGCCAGAGCGGCAATCATGGAGCCCAGCGACACATACTTAGAGGCAAAGAGCACAATCACGAAAATGGCGATGCACATCAGGGCCACCACCGGCTCAATAGCCAGCATCATACCCAGCAGCGTTGCCACTCCCTTACCGCCCTTAAAGCGCTCGTACACCGGGAAAATATGCCCCAGCACGCCTAAGGCACCATAAATTAACTGAAACACGATCAGTTGCTCCGGCTCAATGGCATTGAATATCACCAGGAAACCGGCCAGGGAGGTGGCTGTCCAGCCTTTGAAAATATCGAGCAGCATCACCACGGCACCTGGCTTTTTGCCCAGCACGCGAAACGTGTTGGTGGCGCCGGAGTTCCCGCTGCCGTGCTGGCGCACGTCGATGCCATAGTATGCCTTGCCTATCCAGACGGCCGAGCAAATGGAGCCGATCAGGTAAGCAGCTATGGCAAATACAGCTATCAGTAAAATATCCATTGATGTAATCTTTTAATTCCAGGGATGCTTTTCCACCAAACGCCTTTGGGTAAACAGGCGCAACCAATGGCAGAAACAAGCCCAAATATAGCTAAAACTTAATTATCTGCGAAAATTAAGTTACCCGGTAACTGTATACGCGATGCTTATAGTTCCTGGTTATTTCCCTCCGTTTCCGGCTCCGCCTCAAACGGGTCTTTCTTGTTCTTCTTCTTTTTCTTCTTTTTATCCCCTTTAGCCGCGTCGTCATCGGAAATAAAGTCGAAGTTGCCGGTCGGCTCGTTTACCACTTGTTCTGAGGCTGCCTTAAACCCTTCCTTGCCACCCAGGTAAGTCGTCTGGAAGTAGTTCAGGAACTCGTTCTTCTCGATCGGCATGCCCTCGTAGATGCCGTAGCTGCTGGTGGAGCCGCGCCCGCCCTTCGACTTGGAACGCACCGCCTTGTTGAACTTATCATCCGAGGAGGCCATCGTTAAGCCGTTCTCAAAGTAGCTAAAATAGTACCAGGTAAAAGGATCGGCCTGCAGGTACAGGTTCACCACAGGGTCTCCGTACATGTCCTGCTTCATCTCCAGGTAGCCGTTCATGCGGGCATTGATATCCTCCTTCATGCTACTGGCCAGGCTGATGCCGCCTACGCTGTACCAGGCGTTCTGCTTGTTTGACCAGCGCAGGTCCACATCGCTCAGCACCAGGCTGCGCTCCAGCTTCTTAGACAGCTTCGGCAGCGGCACGTACTCCACCATCGACTGCTCTTTATACTTGCGGGCCTCTCTGTCTCCCACAAACTCCGCCAGTTTGTACACCATGGCATCGCCTGTGTTATCCACGGCCTCCACAGCACCTACAGCGTTCCCGCGCAGGTTCCCCGCCATGGCCTCCAGCGTCTGCTTTGGCACATCCAGGTCAAACACCAGCATGGTATTCAGGTTGTAGCGGCTGCTGTCTACGTTAGCGTCTCCACTGCCAGAGGCCTCTACGTTAAAGCTTTTCTTAGGCTTCAGCAGGTTCAGCTTGCCCTCGAAGTGAATCGTGTTGGTCGCCTCGTTGTAGAGCAGCACGTTGCCTTCGTAAGCACCGCCATAGGCCCGCTCTTCACGCCCAAGCTTAAACTCTGATTTCTCCTTGTTGTAAGACAGCAGGCCATCCACCACAAACAGGTCCAGGTCTTCCTCCGCCTGCTTCTTCGACACAAAGGTGTTGTAAAGCTTGCCGGAGCCCGCCGAAACGTGCAGGCCGGTGTGCAGCGCTGTTCCGTCAGCAGCCTTTGACTTGCTGATCGGGATACGGACGTTTTTGGGGTCCAGCGTGTCTTTTTTGTAAGAGAACCAGTCAGAGTCGGCCGGGTTGCCCGTAAAGTTCAGCTTCAGGTCGCCGTCAAAGTCCAGGTGCTCGTTTGGCGCGTTCATCGTTACCTTGCCGCGGTACAGGATTCTCGGGAAGATGTAGAACGGCTTCCCTTCCTCCATACTTGCCGTGGCGTACGTGAACACCGGCTTCTTCTTCTCCTTCGGGTTACCGTAGATAAAGTTCGAGAACTGCAGCTTAAACGAGTCGCCGGCGGCGTTGTAGTAGTCGTGCAGGGCATCGCCTTTAAACGCCATCCTGGAGAGCACATCAATGTTGCCCTTGTACAGTTTGTGGAACTGCTGGGCAGAATCGGCCATTACCTTTGCGTTGCGCAGGGTGCGGATAGTTGCATCGGCAGCCACAGCCACCTTACCGCTGTCCGGCAGCACGTACACATCGGCCACGGCAATATAGGGCACACCACCGGCACGCAGGGTGTTGTCTTTTAGGTTATACTCTCCGCTGGCAGCCATAAACTTCAGCCCGTCCTGCTCCGGGTGCTGGGAGAAGAACCAGTTCTTCCCGCCGTTCTCGTCGGCCTGCAGGCTTACCTTTTGCTGATTCATGTCCCAGCGGGCACTGCTCATGGAGGTCTTGTACTGTGCCTTCGGGAACTCCAGGCTGGCTACCCCCTTCTGCTCACTCTCAAAATCCACGAAGCCCTTGGTCATGTCGTAGGTGAAGGCCACATCCTGTGCCTTAACGGCCGGGCGACCCGCCACATCCGACTTCACCAGCATCTGCGCGTTGTTACCGCTGAAGCCCCGCTGCTTGAACCGGAGCTTTGGAGAAGTTACGTTGGCATTGGGGTTATCGAGTACGCCGCTACCGTACAAGCCGCCGGGAGAAAGCTTGGCGACACCTTTAAAGGTATACCCTTCCTTGTAAACAGACATGGGCTCTTTCTGCGTTTGCAGGTACATGGTGTCGGCCTGAGGCTGCCAGTTCATATCGAAGTCTTTCAGGCTAGCCACCGGAAACGCGGTGCCGTTGAGAGAGCTCTCCGCAATCACGACCTCTTTGCCTCCCTTAACCGTCGCCCCGTTCTTGTAGAACGTGTAGGCCGGGGCCTGCAGCGTAGCCGCCAGGTAGGTAAGTCTTCCTTTGCTCTGAATACCGGCTGAACTCATCATGATGGTATCGTACACCATTCCTTTGCCGCCGTAGGCTGGCAGGCCTTTGGCGGGCGGCTGGTAGTAAAAGCCTAGGGTTTCATCGGGCATCATCTGCATCTTCGCCTTAATTGGCGGAAAGATGCCGCCGGAGTTAAAGGTACCGTCGAAGGACACCACGCCTTTTCCGGAGCTCAGGCTGTCGAGCTTAAACGGCGGCATGTCGAAGTACACCGTGCTGTCGTAGGCGCCGCCTGCCACATCTGGTCGCGAAAAAGCCACCTGTGCACCGGCCACGGCATCGAATTTAGGGTACTCGGCATAGTGTTTCTCTCCAGATTTGTTGCTTGGCTTGTTTATGTAGAGTTTACCGGAAAGCTTCCCGCTGTTGCCTGTCAGTACCTGGTCCGACACCTCGTTGCTCCTGGACCTGCGCTTTTTGGATACCAAGGCGATGGTGTCCAGCTTCGCCAGGTCTATCGCGAACTCATCGTAGCTGAACCTGAACTCGCGGCCCTTAAAGGCAAGGCTGCTGGCAAACACCTGCCCGTCAAACTCAATGTCGCGGTTTTTCAGGATATGGATTTGCTCGCGGCGCGGCAGTACATAAACGCTCGCTGTATCGTTGTTAAAAGCGATCCTGTTCACCCCCCGAACCGTCAGTTTGTTATCCTCCAG includes:
- a CDS encoding porin family protein, with the protein product MKKVLLLFAFILTTVFAAQAQTRFGVKVGANYSGFEGDDADGADRRFGFHAGVTANFPVVEDFFSIKPEILYSQKGAKLEDIDEVKYRLSYIDVPVLAQINAGPLYFEAGPQVSFRVQDKLEIDDSSIDVDSDGLKRTAIGYAAGIGLASTPLGLSIGVRYNGDFSNLYDDDDAADFRNGVFMLTLGYMFPSR
- a CDS encoding porin family protein encodes the protein MKKLFLSFAFALAAFGAAQAQSGLGIRAGANLSNLSGDLKDESRYENKIGFHAGLTYNIPVVGEFFSIQPELLYSNKGFKYEDTEITLPLGGDFRREGNMNYNYLELPVLARIKAGPLYFEGGPQASYLLSVNNNIKEYMNGERTSSATTNLDKDDMKEFEVGYAAGVGITSGMLSIGLRYNGSFTDIVDKSSNEYFDDENFTDARHSTVMLTLGLNF
- a CDS encoding porin family protein, giving the protein MKKTLLFLLFILAPVLLAQAQYTRFGAKVGGSLYAVQGDDGSSDVTDNLAGFHGGVVLCYEFVSRLALQAELLYEQKGFVYDEYPLNVAEALADDHRLHYLTLPLMLKLQKGGLFVEGGPYLGYLLAENTEVVRVERNSGNTEPAILGDYPLSMDDFERWDYGYTVGIGIEMDNGFSFSLHNTGGLTSFSKTLDQKNFGFKLSIGYLIPSPSPDDMMRW
- a CDS encoding dipeptidase, giving the protein MINQYINDNKDRFLNELLDMLRIPSVSADPKFKADVMRNAQFLKERLLEAGADHVELVETPGNPVVYGEKMVDPSLPTVLVYGHYDVQPADPYELWNSPPFEPVVKDGKIYARGACDDKGQMYMHVKAFETMVKTNTLACNVKFMIEGEEEVGSVNLGTFVRENKDRLQGDVILISDTGMLGNDTPSITTGLRGLSYLEVEVTGPNRDLHSGLYGGAVANPINILCQMIASLHDENNHITIPGFYDNVDELSQEERAEMARAPFDLDKYKKALDLGDVHGEEDYVTMERNSIRPTLDVNGIWGGYTGEGAKTVIPSKAYAKISMRLVPHQTSEEITEKFKKHFESIAPKSVKVVVKPHHGGEPVVTPTDSPAYQAAAKAYEETFGVKPIPVRSGGSIPIVAMFKSELGLDSVLMGFGLDSDAIHSPNENFGLFNYMKGIETIPLFYKHFAAMK
- the plsY gene encoding glycerol-3-phosphate 1-O-acyltransferase PlsY, with translation MDILLIAVFAIAAYLIGSICSAVWIGKAYYGIDVRQHGSGNSGATNTFRVLGKKPGAVVMLLDIFKGWTATSLAGFLVIFNAIEPEQLIVFQLIYGALGVLGHIFPVYERFKGGKGVATLLGMMLAIEPVVALMCIAIFVIVLFASKYVSLGSMIAALAFPMLLLLVPRFHPENPILIIFGFILFAVVVLTHRKNINRLIAGEESKANINLGRKR